In Pikeienuella piscinae, the sequence CCGCGCGGTCCTTGACCGACTGGCCCGGATTCATGAATTCGGCCTTGCCGTAAATCTCGCAGCCCGTCTCCTCCGAGGCGCGGCGGAGCCGGATCAGCGGCGTATTCCCTATCGCGTCCGGCATATCTTTATACATTTTCATGGTGTGGTTTTCCCGACTGTTCGGCATCTCGCGCGTAGTATCGCCGCCGGGCGTATCGGCGCAAGGGCGACTCCGATTCACGCCCGAGCGGCGCGCCGCCCGCTCCGCCTTGCGCATTCCGCCCCCTCGCGTAGACTTGATCGCCATATCATCGGAGGCGCCGACATGAACCTTTCGCGACGCGGTCTGCTCGGCGGGGTCGGCGCCGGACTGGCGCTCCACGGCTCACCGCTTCTGGCGACGGGAGGGGGGGCGCGGCGGTTCAGGGTGCTGCGCGCCGGCGACGACATCGGCGAGCAGAGCGTGGAGATCCGCGCCGGCGCGGACGGGGCGCTTCAAGTCGCCGTCGATGTCGATTTGAGGGTCAGGATCCTCGGCATCACCGCCTATCGCTACACGATGCGCAACCGCGAGACTTGGAAGCGCGGGCGGCTGATCTCCATGGACAGCCGCACCGACGACGATGGCGACGATGATTACGTCAAGGCGAAGGCCGTCGGCGACAAACTGGAGATCGACGGATCGGTCTTTCAGGGGTCGGTTCCCGGCGACGCGGTCTCCACGACTTACTGGTCGAAGGAATTTCTGAACCGAAAGACCTGGATCAACAGCCAGACCGGCGTTCCGATCGAGGTGACTGCGGCTCATCTCGGCGCAGGGAGGGTGGACGCGCCCTCCGGCCCG encodes:
- a CDS encoding DUF6134 family protein yields the protein MNLSRRGLLGGVGAGLALHGSPLLATGGGARRFRVLRAGDDIGEQSVEIRAGADGALQVAVDVDLRVRILGITAYRYTMRNRETWKRGRLISMDSRTDDDGDDDYVKAKAVGDKLEIDGSVFQGSVPGDAVSTTYWSKEFLNRKTWINSQTGVPIEVTAAHLGAGRVDAPSGPIATERWNVKGANLDVILHYAAAEWVSVEFDAGGEPAIYIPTEIGSDFAQLWDGSQ